In Lujinxingia sediminis, a single genomic region encodes these proteins:
- a CDS encoding RrF2 family transcriptional regulator, with translation MRLSNRAIYGLRAIFDLAYHSGGESTQVREVAERAQVPVRFLEQIFLDLKRAGFVESKRGPRGGYRLVAEPAALTLAEVFGALEDLPELPDVLVDEVEDSAAQVPDVVCQEIFAKMIDLLSEVTLADLIERGEELGFSRQCYEGFTYVI, from the coding sequence ATGCGCCTTTCAAACCGCGCAATATACGGGCTTCGCGCCATCTTTGACCTGGCCTACCACAGCGGTGGCGAGTCCACCCAGGTACGCGAGGTGGCCGAGCGGGCGCAGGTCCCGGTACGCTTTCTCGAGCAGATTTTTCTCGATCTTAAACGCGCCGGATTTGTGGAAAGCAAACGCGGCCCGCGCGGTGGCTACCGCCTTGTCGCGGAGCCGGCTGCGCTGACATTGGCCGAGGTTTTTGGCGCGCTCGAAGATCTCCCCGAGCTCCCCGATGTGCTCGTCGACGAGGTTGAGGACAGCGCCGCGCAGGTGCCCGATGTGGTCTGTCAGGAGATTTTTGCAAAAATGATCGATCTGCTCAGCGAGGTCACGCTGGCTGACCTGATCGAACGCGGCGAAGAGCTGGGGTTCTCCCGGCAGTGCTACGAGGGATTCACCTATGTCATCTAA
- a CDS encoding PLP-dependent cysteine synthase family protein has protein sequence MSVNPAWTGRLQATRPPQRRESLVDQVGNTPLVRLRKVTEGLPEAVEVWVKLESMNPGGSVKDRPARQILLDAFERGDLGHGQILIDATSGNTGIAYAMLGAAMGVEVRLVMPENVSPQRKHIVETFGAKIIYSDPMEGSDGAIRLVRKLVAEDTEGKYFYANQYGNPSNPRAHELTTAPEIWAQTGGRVTHFVACTGTSGTVMGTGRGLKGFSEQIQVIGCQPADAFHGLEGLKHMPSSIKPGIYDESRLDRLMWLETEDGWDMAERMAAEEGIACGNSAGASVFAALQVARELEEGVIVTVICDHADRYFGE, from the coding sequence ATGAGCGTCAACCCTGCATGGACCGGACGTCTGCAGGCCACGCGTCCACCCCAGCGGCGTGAGTCGCTGGTGGATCAGGTCGGCAACACGCCGCTTGTGCGTCTGCGTAAGGTCACCGAGGGGCTTCCCGAGGCGGTCGAGGTCTGGGTGAAGCTCGAGAGCATGAACCCGGGCGGCTCGGTCAAAGACCGCCCGGCGCGCCAGATTTTGCTCGACGCCTTTGAGCGTGGCGATCTGGGTCATGGTCAGATCCTCATCGACGCGACAAGCGGCAACACCGGCATTGCCTACGCCATGCTCGGCGCGGCAATGGGCGTGGAGGTCCGGCTGGTGATGCCCGAGAATGTCTCCCCGCAACGCAAGCATATCGTGGAGACGTTCGGCGCGAAGATCATCTACAGCGATCCGATGGAGGGCAGCGACGGGGCAATTCGCCTGGTGCGTAAGCTTGTGGCCGAGGACACGGAGGGGAAGTACTTCTACGCCAACCAGTACGGCAATCCCTCCAATCCGCGCGCCCACGAGCTGACCACCGCGCCCGAGATCTGGGCGCAGACCGGCGGGCGCGTCACCCACTTCGTGGCCTGCACCGGCACCTCCGGAACGGTCATGGGAACGGGGCGAGGGCTCAAAGGGTTTAGCGAGCAGATCCAGGTGATCGGCTGTCAGCCCGCCGATGCGTTTCACGGGCTGGAGGGGCTCAAGCATATGCCCAGCTCCATAAAGCCCGGGATCTACGATGAGTCGCGGCTCGACCGACTGATGTGGCTGGAAACCGAAGACGGCTGGGATATGGCCGAGCGGATGGCCGCCGAAGAGGGCATCGCCTGCGGGAACTCCGCCGGTGCCAGCGTTTTTGCTGCGCTGCAGGTCGCCCGTGAGCTTGAAGAAGGCGTCATCGTCACTGTGATCTGCGATCACGCCGACCGATATTTTGGAGAGTGA
- a CDS encoding Mov34/MPN/PAD-1 family protein produces the protein MASSSTTIDARWTPALLDELTRWVSGAYPEEGCGLILEGDQRAWRFHPCENVADKYHRLDPEQYPRTARDFYMIDPMEFVRADERGEALAVIVHSHPDVGDYFSAEDIAAATFPRDSEEEPLEPIYPDTDYLVVSVRQGKADGATLFRFDEALGAFASVKRFSEQELRGMAAPVA, from the coding sequence ATGGCTTCATCATCGACGACGATTGACGCCCGCTGGACCCCGGCGTTGCTCGATGAGCTGACGCGCTGGGTATCCGGCGCGTATCCCGAGGAAGGCTGTGGGCTGATCTTAGAAGGGGATCAGCGCGCGTGGCGTTTTCACCCCTGTGAGAATGTCGCCGATAAGTACCACCGCCTCGATCCGGAGCAGTACCCGCGTACTGCGCGGGACTTCTACATGATTGATCCGATGGAGTTTGTGCGCGCCGATGAGCGTGGCGAAGCTCTGGCGGTGATCGTGCACAGTCATCCCGACGTGGGCGACTACTTCAGCGCGGAGGACATCGCTGCGGCGACTTTTCCGCGCGATAGCGAGGAGGAGCCGCTGGAGCCGATCTATCCCGACACCGACTACCTGGTGGTGTCGGTACGCCAGGGGAAGGCCGATGGGGCCACGCTCTTTCGCTTTGATGAAGCGCTGGGGGCGTTTGCCAGCGTGAAGCGATTTAGCGAACAGGAGCTCAGGGGCATGGCGGCGCCGGTGGCGTAG
- a CDS encoding ubiquitin-like small modifier protein 1 has protein sequence MSVNVRIPTPLRKFTEGQDIVSVEGSTVGEALANLAEAHPELKAKIFGNDGSVRRFVNIFANEEDIRFQDKLETSLSDGDSLSIVPAIAGGLR, from the coding sequence ATGAGCGTTAACGTCCGCATTCCTACCCCCCTGCGTAAATTCACCGAAGGTCAGGACATCGTCAGCGTGGAGGGCAGCACCGTCGGTGAGGCGCTGGCCAATCTGGCGGAGGCTCATCCCGAGCTTAAGGCCAAGATCTTTGGAAATGACGGCAGCGTTCGCCGCTTCGTCAACATCTTCGCCAACGAAGAAGATATCCGCTTTCAGGATAAGCTGGAGACCTCGTTGAGCGATGGTGACTCTCTTTCGATCGTGCCGGCGATCGCCGGTGGCCTGCGATGA
- a CDS encoding pyridoxal-phosphate dependent enzyme, which translates to MSSKSANATPKAPVVERMDQLVGNTPLVRLKRTGEPRGATVYVKMEQFNPSGSLRDRYVAEILERGIASGNVVEGDTVAVAGLDDSAVAAALIGDVLGLKTRVFAPKNASRRLFDLVVRYGATIEWTSADGGLAEAIEQAAGWARQASDRLYVDSYRREAVRDAYAAMASEVLTALDGAPLGAFITSISTGGTFRHVARELRESYPSVRMGGAILGDLELPAFKEHRFNELARFSMREAFALRDELAASEGILLGPKGAACVGLALQLQKELGPEDVIVALNPDSGQRYLGWEQELIDPNDR; encoded by the coding sequence ATGTCATCTAAGTCCGCCAACGCCACGCCGAAGGCGCCTGTGGTCGAGCGTATGGATCAGCTCGTGGGTAACACACCGCTGGTGCGCCTCAAGCGCACCGGGGAACCGAGAGGGGCGACGGTTTATGTGAAGATGGAGCAGTTTAACCCCAGCGGCAGCCTGCGAGATCGCTACGTGGCCGAGATCCTGGAGCGCGGCATTGCCTCGGGCAACGTCGTCGAGGGGGATACCGTGGCGGTGGCAGGCCTGGATGACTCCGCGGTGGCCGCCGCGCTCATCGGTGATGTGTTGGGATTGAAGACCCGCGTCTTCGCTCCGAAAAACGCCAGCCGGCGCCTCTTCGACCTGGTCGTGCGCTACGGTGCGACCATCGAGTGGACCTCGGCAGACGGTGGGTTGGCCGAGGCCATCGAACAAGCTGCGGGCTGGGCACGCCAGGCCTCCGATCGTCTTTACGTCGACAGCTACCGTCGTGAGGCAGTGCGCGACGCCTACGCCGCCATGGCCAGCGAGGTGCTTACCGCCCTTGATGGTGCACCACTCGGAGCCTTTATCACCTCGATTTCCACCGGCGGCACCTTCCGCCACGTGGCCCGCGAACTGCGTGAGAGCTATCCCTCGGTGCGCATGGGCGGTGCCATTCTGGGAGATCTGGAACTTCCTGCCTTTAAAGAGCATCGATTCAACGAGCTCGCTCGCTTCTCCATGCGTGAGGCGTTTGCGCTTCGCGATGAACTCGCCGCGAGCGAGGGGATCCTGCTGGGCCCGAAAGGGGCGGCCTGTGTCGGGCTGGCCCTCCAGCTGCAAAAAGAGCTGGGGCCCGAGGATGTCATCGTGGCGCTCAACCCCGATAGCGGCCAGCGCTACCTGGGTTGGGAGCAGGAGCTCATCGATCCGAACGACCGCTAG